TGTAACATCCTGGCACAGGTTCACTGGAATGCTGTTCAGTGTGTGCTCATTACTCCGGCTCTGGATCAGCTGGCTCGACCTGCAGCTGGTCAGACGTGGCGTGTAGTATGAACTTGTTCTGCTTCAGAGACTGTGTGCGCCGTTTCAAGTGTCACATGACCCTGGCACACAAAGCGCTGCGTACGAGTGCTGCATCTTTGTAGGAGCAGTGAAAGGCGCTGCATTGTTGAGAAGCGCCTGAAGCTGAGTTTTTCAAACGCAGACTTGTTCTGTGTGCACTCTGCAAATGTCAGAAAcccaggagagagagagctgggCGGGACCCAGATGTGCTTTGATCCATGTCTTCACGGTGGAGACCGTCACGCTCTGATCCCGGAGTCGAAGCTGCTGGAGAGCAGACTGAACTACTGTTGATTATAGATTTGATATTGCTGCAGATGTTGAATTACGAGCACACACTGCACTTGGGTTTGGGCTGccatattttgttatttttctgtgCGATTAGGTGGATCTGACAAATATTTGTAATGTATGTAACAAATGCAGTTTACACATGGCCCAGTGACGCCTCAGGCCTCTGTGCACAGCAGCTAATAACATGGAAATGCATAGATTGAGTAGTGTTCCAGTGTTGCTCCGTGTCAGGATCCACCGTCCTCTTTGTGTCACATCATAAATTGCACACAGCAAGCTTCAGTGTTTGTCTCTGACCTTGGCTTTGTTTGCTCATCTTTGTtcttgttgtggtttgcagtgcaaTTATTGGTCGTTCCACTAAAGATTTCAAGATCTGCTTGTTGAAGTTTATTGAATTCATGCCAATTGTAAGTGTGAACTCTGGAGTCCTGAGGTTTGTTACACCCACATCCCATCATCACACTAGCATGATCTGCTTGGCTAACTGTGTGACTGACTGCTTTTCATGGCACAGAAACTGGTGTAATTATCACACTGACATAAACTGAGCATGGCTGATTGTCTGTAGTTTGCATGGCTTTCATCACCTCGAGCTGTGTTCCTGCACGCTGTTCTCCTGGGAGCTTTCTTTGAATGTCTGACTGGCTGTTTCCAGATATCCTTGGTGAACAACTTCCTGAAGTTTGGTCTGAATGAGCTGAAGCTGAGGTTTCGTGAGAGGCTAACCCAGCATCTCTACAACCAGTACCTGCAGTAAGTACACCAGTGATGCTGTGCTCGTCGTGTGCAGAGGGTTTCACCTTCAGTGCATGTGAgacactgacagcagcagggttAGGCTGCTGTATTTAAACTTCAGTGAAACGAGTGGCTTTGTTTGCTAAATCTGGGGAGCAGATGTGAGACGGTGTCAGTCGGCTGTGGTGTTGAAGCCTCTGTGTGCCTGTGGTCACTGAACACCTGGAGCATGTtgttcaaatgcatgtaagcCAGGCCTGTGTGGCTGCAGCGTTCTCTTGTTTGCTACTATCAGCTCGGCACTACTGAACTTTGACCCTGCAGATGTAACTGAGGAGAGCCAAAGCAAACAGCGTCAGCCTCTCTTCCATCACAGGGACTCTGACCCGACTCGTAGTGATTAGAGCTGTTGTGTGATTGCTGCACTCTGTTTCCTGCTTCTTCAGAGGTTACACTTACTACAAAATGGGAAACTTGGACAACCGTGTAGCCAACGCAGACCAGCTGCTGACACAGGATGTGGAGAAGTTCTGCAACAGTGTGGTGGATCTGTACTCCAACGTCAGCAAGGTACTCCCATACATGTTAATGATCAATCAGCTGCACTCCCCCATCATGCAGGTGTAATTCGGCCACAGTGGGATGTAAATCCACTGTACACATCAGAGTATCATCACCCCGTGGGGCGGGTGGATGGAGAGCAAGGTGACACCGCAGAGTCAAACTGATATCATGGATATATGTAGTAAAAACCTCTGACTGCAATAATTTAACAAGATCGTCGCCTGGGCTTTGAAATGGATAGCAGAGGTGTGGTTACCAGGAGGCTGAGGGTGCAGTGGTGGGAGGACTGGGCCACATCACACCGTTCACTGTGATACCAGTATAATGTGCAGAGCTGGCTGAGTTTCTGTCCGTCACATAGGCACcgaagcactttttttttgtagaacatgcaagcggccgtcgttattaccgtctTTTTCACAAAAGAAgccacacttaaaatcaatcctttgattttctcaaaaatcgacagcgcgccttatgtatgaattctggttgtgcttactgacctcaaaccgaTTTTATGTCCACGGCGCTCATGTcaaaatgtttcagtacaactttgctaagctacgaagccgcagaCTGGAGCCTGGTGGAGTGATGCGCACTGTGATACACTGTGATAcgcactgtgcttcaacataatattacagtaTTGTGTGCATAAGGAGCCCAAATGGCTCCTGTTAAGACATGTGCATGAAGTGGATTTTAAAGTCCATCAGTGGCGCAGTCGATCAtgagaacagagcagctgtgagagaattcaacattaatgaatcgatGGTACGAAGTgcaggaagcaagaagaacGAGTCGAGTTTGGTTTTCTTATAATCccaaaaaagacatgtttgacTTATTTATTGGGCACACTGCAAAGCAGCTCTTTAGCTAGTGTGGATATacatgctgaggatatgtcggccagtttccactggaaatgccttttggttaagcTGTTGCATTGTTGTACAGCTGCAcataaaacagctgcttgttcaagtgaaaaagtattttgtctcgcgccagttatatcgttatcgcacattttcaaatatatggtgataaatatttttggccatattgccctgCCCCAGTGGTGGGGCCGGCCTCTACCACGTGGGCGGGGCTTTCTGTGCGGGACGTGTTTGCGTCTGTAGCTACAGCTGTTCACTTTCTGTTTGGTGTCTCTGCAGCAGCTCTGGACTCGTGAGGCCTGCTGTGGCGTTTCCCTGTGTCTAACTCTTTCCTGTTTGTGTCCTGCAGCCTCTGTTAGATATTGGCCTGTACATCTTCAAACTGACAAGTGCCATCGGTGCCCAGGTAAGCAAGTTTCCaagaaatgtctttattttggGATGGAACGAGTACAATGATTCCTGTTGGTTCTCAGGTCTGTGTGATCAGCACTGTCAGCTGTAGGCTTGTCTGGGCTGGTTGTAGCAGGACTCCTGAGTCAGCAGAAATCACCTTCCTCCTCATCATGAAACGCTTCCTGTCTTTCCCTCTGCTACAAATCACCCTGACATCTGCATCTCCTCCATCTAGCTGTCCAACAAGAGGAGAGCTGCTGCTTGAAGCCCTCTGTGTACATGTGTGCTCACACAGCTTTCTTCCACAGTATGACTGTTGTGCGTTACCACAGCTCCCATTGTGTGCTTCCACAAAGACATGCTTCTGGCCTTCCCTTCTTTAGGCGTCTGTCAGTGTGCATGTTTCTTTAATTTGTGCGTTGGAGGACAGAGCTTGGTCCAAAGCCTGCGATGGCTGAAGGTCGGTGGGTCGATCGCTGTCTGGTCCAACATAAACACCTAAAGTTCTCCTTCTGAACTCAAACAATCCCGAGGTTGTGCTACTGTGTTGTACCAGAATAAACGTGTCTAACCAGAGTTCAGGTGGCCTCCAATAGTACTGAAGTATTTCTACTCAATCAAAGGACTGTCGAAGTcgtttttgaccaggatatttCCTCCAGTGAGGGTCCACCTCCTTACATCTGTTACGTCTTCTCATTGTTTGCCGCGGGCACATCTTGAGCTCAGGTGTGCTGCTGTCTCTGTATTCATCATCACCTAGGGTCCAGCCAGCATGATGGTCTACCTGCTGATCTCAGGGCTGTTCCTGACCAGATTAAGGAGGCCAGTAGGCAAGATGACCGTGACTGAGCAGCGTTACGAGGGCGAGTACCGCTACGTGAACTCTCGCCTCATCACCAACAGGTAAGCCTGTCAGCCACTCGTCTGTTACTGTGCAGGCCTGGCGTGTTTGTTAACGATGCATCTTCTCATCAGTGAGGAGATTGCCTTCTACAATGGGAACAAGAGGGAAAAACAGACCATTCATAGCGTTTTCCAGAAACTGGTGAGTAGCCCTGGGTTACCCAGGCTGAGGGACTGTGCTTGACCTCAGTAAGTACTCATGTAGAGAAACTTAGAAGATGcaaacattttgcttttgaaGGATGAAACCAGTAAAGCAGGAGAAATGTCCAGTTCCTGGTAACTAGAGTGAATATGGGAGTGTAATCCAGACTGTCCTTCCAGGTGGACCACCTGCATGACTTCATCTTCTTCCGGTTCTCTATGGGTGTCGTGGACAGTATAATTGCTAAGTGTAAGTAGCTGTTTTGCTGACGTGCTCCTCGTCCAGTCCTCCACCGAGCATCAGTAACAGCCTGTAACTGACAGAATGAAGCCATTTTCATCACGTTCACCCCAACAACATAAAGCGTCGTCCTGTGTGTGCACGTGCTGTTCCTTTGCAGATCTGGCCACCGTGGTGGGATATCTGGTGGTTAGCCGGCCGTTCCTGAACCTTTCCCATCCAcggcacacacacagcacacactcGGAGCTGCTGGAGGTGAGCGGAGCTGTACTGTAACTTAACACGCGTCTGAAAGAGTACTTTATAAATCCTGACATTTGTTAAAGCCGCGATGATCTAGATTACAAATGTAATAATGAACTGTAGCTTCTGTCAGCATCGCTAGAACAACCTTGACTTTGTCCTCTGATAGCACTGTGGCAGCAGGAGGTACAGTCTGAGGTGTAACCTGGCAGCATCAGACGGGACGAACAGGTGTTACGTTGAGTTTGGGTCAGGTGATCGTGGGATCGTGGCATTAACGGGGAGAGGGGGGCTCAAAAgagacttttctttcttattctcatttaaaatgtctcgcttttattaaataattatctgaatcttacaaagTGGTGATCGGattaaatgtatagaagtccattactgtatataggaACTATTACGTCTAATATACTCTAGTAAGCTacagtactttttcctttgggaaccatctgtgcagttctgttgaagaacgATGTTGAATCCACAGATATTGTAGaaaaattgatttctgtgctttggttttacatgtgcattaaattaaagttgattatgtCGATTAAGCATTGTGAGGTGGACGGTGGTTACCTAATATTGTTGCTATAAGTTGGCGACCCTGTTAGTtagtttaatatttctgctaagtactctttaaaataccagaatagggaggatggtgcaggtttaactttattagattgatcagtgttgctgaactataaGATGTTTTGGCTGCAGTGTATTCTgtgtataacagaatagcttcagtctcttgtttttaaaaactcgagtatgaacttatacaaaatgcagcaagatatttataaaaaaGACACTATATCAGATTAATTtaggtatcggcagatatccaaatttgtggtatcggacataaaaagtgTTCTGGTGCCATGTGTAGTGTGGCACTGCAGACCTGTGGCTTTCTATTCAATGGTAAGGATGCGTTTCAGGTCATTATGTAACAAACAGGAAAGTAAAGTAAACACTTCTGTGCAATATGTGTGATGCATTACACTTTAGAGCACCAACTCTAACACTGATCACAGCAAAGAGGGGACATGCAGCATGCAATTATATTGCACACTATGCTGCGATGCTGTTGACTCTCAGAGCGGAGTTATATATGGATCATGGAATGGGAATTCCCACTGGTGTGTCCAGCCTCCTGTGGCAACAGTGGAGTATCTGGAGGATGAAGTGTTGCCTTTAAATGGCTCCGTGCTTCAGTCTATCTGCTGCCAGGCTCCGCCTCCAACTATCCGGGAGCTCCGTGCCGACTGATTCCAGATCTGTGAAAGGGTCCATGATTGATTTGATTTTTCAGGGTGTCTGTGAACTCGGATTCTGtcctgatcattttcatgtctGTCCAACGATGTGGCGTCCCTTCAGTCCTCATGTTAGACGTCCAGCATAATTAGTTTTCACACGTAGATTTAATGCTTTATTAACTGTATGTTTATGCTGCAGTCGGGACGTGCAGCAGGAGCGCAGCTTTAACAAACTGCTGTAGTAATGTTTGGGCTTTGAGGTTTGACTGATTGCTGTTCGTAGGACTACTACCAGAGTGGCAGGATGctgctgagaatgtcccaggcCCTGGGCAGGATTGTTCTGGCTGGCCGGGAGATGAGCCGGCTCTCGGGGTGAGTGTGCAGAAGGGGGAGCTGTGCTTTGAGCCAATATTTCCTTAGAGCTTAGATTTGACTGCTCATCTTTAAATGGATAATAATGTCCTACAGCACTGGCATGATGAGCGCTGGCTGTCTGGGTTGTGTAGTGTGTTTCCAAACACAGCTGGTGTGCTGTTCACTGAGGATGTGTTGAATTGTGCCCCCGACAGGTTCACGGCTCGTATCGTTGAACTGATGAAGGTGCTCAAGGACCTTAATGCTGGCAAATACGAGCGCACCATGGTGTCCCAGCAGGAGAAGGGTACGCATGAGTCCTGATGTACTGTGAAGTGGAATTGCGACAGCTGCCATCATCATTTGTTTTTCCGCTGTGTTTAGAAGCAGATGCTGCAGAGAAACTGGTCCCGGGCAGTGGTCAAATTATTAACAAAGACAACCTCATCAAGTATGTGCTGCTTGTGTGGTTTCACTTTGTGCTTTAGTGCGATATCGAGTGTGATTTATGTTTTCCTCTCTGCAGATTTGAGAATACTCCCCTAGCAACACCCAATGGAGACATCCTGATCAGAAATCTTACGTTTGAAGTAAAGTGTGCATGCATTACCTCATCTCCATCGAGTACTACGACATGTTTtaggatcaaatacttatttcactcagtGGTGTGCTGACACAGTTCAAACTTTTCGTGGCTGCATGTATGTGTGATGCTGTCTACCTGAGATCAGCCGGGGCTCAGATAGCTTTGTCCCTGTGTCTGATGTTCAATGGGACGTTGTGTAGACGCTGTTCTCTCTTTTCTGAAGGTGAAGTCTGGCACTAATGTTCTTGTGTGTGGACCCAACGGCTGTGGGAAGAGCTCCCTGTTCAGGGTGCTGGGAGAGGTAGGGCTGCACCATCAGTAATCAGTTTCATCTCAAGCTGGTTTTACTTTTATGATGTGGATTTATTTGGTTGTGTTTTAGCTGTGGCCTCTGTTTGGTGGGCATCTGACAAAACCTGAGAGGGGGAAGCTTTTCTACGTCCCACAGGTGAGTCTTCAGGAGGCGATGTGTGAGCTTTACTTTAACTCTGATGCAGTTTGAGGAAGATGGTCTCTAAAAATGAGACGGGATAAAACACAACACTGTCAGAGTTTATTTATAGACTACTCCAGAGTCTCACTGGCTTCCTGCACTTTTCACAACCTCCCTGTTCACCAGGAGCATGCTAGTGTGTTAAAGCCTCCTGTGTGTAAACACAGGTCTGAGCGATTCTTCAGTAGATGCTCATTTCATGCCCAAATATTGTTTGGAGTGTAGGTCTCTGCGGAGATGTTACCCACAACACGTTTAAGGGTCAGCTTGGAAAGCACAGCATTAATGCATCCCTTCACAAGTCCTCCTCTGTTTCTGTCCAGAGACCCTACATGACTCTGGGTTCTCTGAGGGACCAAGTCATTTACCCCGACACCCAtgaagaacaaaaaaggaaaggcatCTCTGAT
Above is a window of Maylandia zebra isolate NMK-2024a unplaced genomic scaffold, Mzebra_GT3a scaffold25, whole genome shotgun sequence DNA encoding:
- the abcd3a gene encoding ATP-binding cassette sub-family D member 3 isoform X2; this translates as MLWERGRSEAVKAEAVVPCVSPVNGPHATGWQRRPQLPACLSFNALFFRGSSDLVLNTQKDGKKDRAAVDKVFFLRILRILRVLVPRVFCMEAGYLMFIAAMLVARTYCDVWMIQNGTMIESGIISRDSCVFNTHFCSYMSVIPGISLVNNFLKFGLNELKLRFRERLTQHLYNQYLQGYTYYKMGNLDNRVANADQLLTQDVEKFCNSVVDLYSNVSKPLLDIGLYIFKLTSAIGAQGPASMMVYLLISGLFLTRLRRPVGKMTVTEQRYEGEYRYVNSRLITNSEEIAFYNGNKREKQTIHSVFQKLVDHLHDFIFFRFSMGVVDSIIAKYLATVVGYLVVSRPFLNLSHPRHTHSTHSELLEDYYQSGRMLLRMSQALGRIVLAGREMSRLSGFTARIVELMKVLKDLNAGKYERTMVSQQEKEADAAEKLVPGSGQIINKDNLIKFENTPLATPNGDILIRNLTFEVKSGTNVLVCGPNGCGKSSLFRVLGELWPLFGGHLTKPERGKLFYVPQRPYMTLGSLRDQVIYPDTHEEQKRKGISDQVLKEYLDNVQLGHILDREGSWDTVQDWMDVLSGGEKQRMAMARLFYHKPQFAILDECTSAVSVDVEDYIYTHCRTVGITLFTVSHRKSLWKHHEYYLHMDGRGNYEFKPITEETVEFGS
- the abcd3a gene encoding ATP-binding cassette sub-family D member 3 isoform X1; this encodes MLWERGRSEAVKAEAVVPCVSPVNGPHATGWQRRPQLPACLSFNALFFRGSSDLVLNTQKDGKKDRAAVDKVFFLRILRILRVLVPRVFCMEAGYLMFIAAMLVARTYCDVWMIQNGTMIESAIIGRSTKDFKICLLKFIEFMPIISLVNNFLKFGLNELKLRFRERLTQHLYNQYLQGYTYYKMGNLDNRVANADQLLTQDVEKFCNSVVDLYSNVSKPLLDIGLYIFKLTSAIGAQGPASMMVYLLISGLFLTRLRRPVGKMTVTEQRYEGEYRYVNSRLITNSEEIAFYNGNKREKQTIHSVFQKLVDHLHDFIFFRFSMGVVDSIIAKYLATVVGYLVVSRPFLNLSHPRHTHSTHSELLEDYYQSGRMLLRMSQALGRIVLAGREMSRLSGFTARIVELMKVLKDLNAGKYERTMVSQQEKEADAAEKLVPGSGQIINKDNLIKFENTPLATPNGDILIRNLTFEVKSGTNVLVCGPNGCGKSSLFRVLGELWPLFGGHLTKPERGKLFYVPQRPYMTLGSLRDQVIYPDTHEEQKRKGISDQVLKEYLDNVQLGHILDREGSWDTVQDWMDVLSGGEKQRMAMARLFYHKPQFAILDECTSAVSVDVEDYIYTHCRTVGITLFTVSHRKSLWKHHEYYLHMDGRGNYEFKPITEETVEFGS
- the abcd3a gene encoding ATP-binding cassette sub-family D member 3 isoform X3, encoding MAGFSKYLTARNSSIAGSILFVFVLLKHRKRTKSNRGSSDLVLNTQKDGKKDRAAVDKVFFLRILRILRVLVPRVFCMEAGYLMFIAAMLVARTYCDVWMIQNGTMIESAIIGRSTKDFKICLLKFIEFMPIISLVNNFLKFGLNELKLRFRERLTQHLYNQYLQGYTYYKMGNLDNRVANADQLLTQDVEKFCNSVVDLYSNVSKPLLDIGLYIFKLTSAIGAQGPASMMVYLLISGLFLTRLRRPVGKMTVTEQRYEGEYRYVNSRLITNSEEIAFYNGNKREKQTIHSVFQKLVDHLHDFIFFRFSMGVVDSIIAKYLATVVGYLVVSRPFLNLSHPRHTHSTHSELLEDYYQSGRMLLRMSQALGRIVLAGREMSRLSGFTARIVELMKVLKDLNAGKYERTMVSQQEKEADAAEKLVPGSGQIINKDNLIKFENTPLATPNGDILIRNLTFEVKSGTNVLVCGPNGCGKSSLFRVLGELWPLFGGHLTKPERGKLFYVPQRPYMTLGSLRDQVIYPDTHEEQKRKGISDQVLKEYLDNVQLGHILDREGSWDTVQDWMDVLSGGEKQRMAMARLFYHKPQFAILDECTSAVSVDVEDYIYTHCRTVGITLFTVSHRKSLWKHHEYYLHMDGRGNYEFKPITEETVEFGS